The DNA region CTAACTCTATTTTTTCTATATTATCATTACTTATTTTCAAATCTCCTATATATATTGAATTATATTCTTTTTCAACATTCCTTAATTTATTCTCTAAATTATTCAATATCTCTATTTTTTCCATAGTTAAACTCCTCTTTAATTTTATATTGTTCTTACAATTTGTATATATATATAATTTCCCACTTTCCATTTTTTCAGGTGTATCATAACACCATTCCCCCACATTTCCACTACAATCATATAATCCTAATTGATTAGGCTTTTTCAATCCTACATTTTTTGAATAATACTTATTACTATTCCAAGCTACCTCATCAACATTGTTACTTCCTGAATATGTATAATCAAATGTTCCCTCATCAATAGCTTTTTGTCCTCCTCTTGCAAACCATTCCTATTCAACTTCTGTTGGTAATTTAAATCCCTCTGTATTTTTAAAGTTTACCTTATTTGGATAAACTATTCTTCCATTCAATTCTTTTATCATTTAATATTCCTTGTGAACTTCTACTTAAATCATATACAGTTTTTAAGCCGTATTTTTTACTTAATTTATTACAGTACTCAAGTGCTTCCCACCAAGATACTGTTTCTAATGCTTTCTTATCCCCTTTAAATTGTGATGGATTACTTTCCATTATCTCTAACCACATTTTTTGTGTTGTAGGATATTTGCATACTTCTATATCAAATACTTCCTTTTCTTCATTTGCAAATGATGGTTTATATTTTCCTCCCTCTACATAGATTGAATTTTCCATATATAAAGACTTTCCAGATTTTATTTTTTTGATTATTTTTTCAAAATTATAAATTTCTTTTTCTAATTTCCTCTTTTTTATACTATATTCTTCAATTATTTTTTTATCTTCTAATAAATTTTTATCTTCTTTTAAAGATATTTCAAGAAGTTTTAATTGGCTTTCTTTATCAATAATTTTCAACTTTAAATTCATTTTTGTAAAAATATCACTTTTCTTTTGTTACTCTTTAAGTAAAAATATTTCTTTTTCCAATTTTATTTTTTCACTTTCTTTCTCTTCCATATCTTTACTTAAAACTTTTAATTTTTCTTCTACTAAATTATATTCATTTTCTTTTTCTTTTAATGTATGTTCTAAATTATTCAAAATTTTATATTTTCTTAATTCTTTCTCTTCTATTACTTTCTTTTTTTTTTATTTTTCATAATTATTTAATGTTCTCCAATAATTTTTCAACATACTCTCTATCAACATTAAACCAAGAAATAAGTTTATTTGAAACATTTTCTTTTATTTCATCATCTACATAGTTCATACATCTTTTTACTGCAAATATCATTCCTGCTACATCATCACTATATCCCACAACTGGTATTAAATCTGGCACTAAATCAAATGGTAATATAAAATATCCTAAACAACCTGTTATTAACATCTTATCTGTTAAAGGAACTTCATCTTTTTTTAGCACATAATAAAGGATTAAAGCATAACTAGTTGTCTTTAATCCTATTTTTTTAGCTACTTCTTTCATTTTTTCCCAAAATTTGCCATCTGTAAAGTAGCTTGTATAGTTTTTATAATAATAATTCATA from Fusobacterium simiae includes:
- a CDS encoding YkvA family protein; translation: MNYYYKNYTSYFTDGKFWEKMKEVAKKIGLKTTSYALILYYVLKKDEVPLTDKMLITGCLGYFILPFDLVPDLIPVVGYSDDVAGMIFAVKRCMNYVDDEIKENVSNKLISWFNVDREYVEKLLENIK